Proteins encoded in a region of the Zea mays cultivar B73 chromosome 4, Zm-B73-REFERENCE-NAM-5.0, whole genome shotgun sequence genome:
- the LOC103654268 gene encoding clathrin heavy chain 1 yields MAAANAPIAMREALTLTSLGIAPQFVTFTHVTMESEKYICVRETSPQNSVVIIDMAMPMQPLRRPITADSALMNPNARILALKAQIPGTTQDHLQIFNIEAKTKIKSHQMPEQVVFWKWITPKLLGLVTQTSVYHWSIEGDSEPTKMFDRTANLANNQIINYRCDPAEKWLVLIGIAPGAPERPQLVKGNMQLFSVDQQRSQALEAHAASFATFKVVGNENPSTLICFASKTTNAGQITSKLHVIELGAQPGKPGFSKKQADLFFPPDFQDDFPVAMQVSQKYGLIYVITKLGLLFVYDLETAAAVYRNRISPDPIFLTAESSSTGGFYAINRRGQVLHATVNDATVVPFVSGQLNNLELAVNLAKRANLPGAENLVVQRFQELFAQTKYKEAAELAAESPQGLLRTPETVAKFQSVPVQAGQTPPLLQYFGTLLTRGKLNAFESLELSRLVVNQNKKNLLENWLAEDKLECSEELGDLVKTVDNDLALKIYIKARATPKVVAAFAERREFDKILIYSKQVGYTPDYLFLLQTILRTDPQGAVNFALMMSQMEGGCPVDYNTITDLFLQRNMIREATAFLLDVLKPNLPEHAFLQTKVLEINLVTYPNVADAILANGMFSHYDRPRIAQLCEKAGLYLRALQHYSELPDIKRAIVNTHAIEPQALVEFFGTLSREWALECMKDLLLVNLRGNLQIVVQAAKEYCEQLGVDACIKLFEQFKSYEGLYFFLGSYLSSSEDPDIHFKYIEAAARTGQIKEVERVTRESNFYDAEKTKNFLMEAKLPDARPLINVCDRFGFVPDLTHYLYTNNMLRYIEGYVQKVNPGNAPLVVGQLLDDECPEDFIKGLILSVRSLLPVEPLVDECEKRNRLRLLTQFLEHLVSEGSQDVHVHNALGKIIIDSNNNPEHFLTTNPFYDSRVVGKYCEKRDPTLAVVAYRRGQCDDELINVTNKNSLFKLQARYVVERMDGDLWDKVLQPENEYRRQLIDQVVSTALPESKSPEQVSAAVKAFMTADLPHELIELLEKIVLQNSAFSGNFNLQNLLILTAIKADPSRVMDYVNRLDNFDGPAVGEVAVEAQLYEEAFAIFKKFNLNVQAVDVLLDNIRSIERAEEFAFRVEEDAVWSQVAKAQLREGLVSEAIESFIRADDAAHFLDVIRAAEEANVYNDLVKYLLMVRQKAREPKVDGELIFAYAKIDRLSDIEEFILMPNVANLQNVGDRLFEEELYEAAKIIYAFISNWAKLAVTLVKLKQFQGAVDAARKANSAKTWKEVCFACVDAEEFRLAQICGLNIIVQVDDLEEVSEYYQNRGCFSELIALMESGLGLERAHMGIFTELGVLYARYRSEKLMEHIKLFSTRLNIPKLIRACDEQQHWKELTYLYIQYDEFDNAATTIMNHSPDAWDHMQFKDVCVKVANVELYYKAVHFYLQEHPDLINDMLNVLALRLDHTRVVDIMRKAGQLHLVKPYMVAVQSNNVSAVNEALNELYVEEEDYERLRESVDMHDNFDQICLAQKLEKHELLEMRRIAAYIYKKAGRWKQSIALSKKDNMYKDCMETCSQSGDRELSEDLLVYFIEQGKKECFASCLFICYDLIRPDVALELAWMNNMMDFAFPYLLQFIREYTSKVDDLVKDKIESQKEERAKEKEEKDLVAQQNMYAQLLPLALPAPPMPGMGGPPPPMGGMGMPPMGMPPMPAFGMPPMGSY; encoded by the exons atggcggcggccaacgCCCCCATCGCCATGCGCGAGGCGCTCACG CTCACCAGTCTAGGCATCGCGCCGCAGTTCGTCACCTTCACCCATGTCACCATGGAGTCGGAGAAGTACATCTGCGTCCGCGAGACCTCCCCGCAGAACAGCGTCGTCATCATCGACATGGCCATGCCCATGCAGCCGCTCCGCCGTCCTATCACCGCCGACTCCGCCCTTATGAACCCCAACGCCAGGATCCTCGCGCTGAAAG CCCAAATACCTGGAACAACACAGGATCACCTTCAAATATTTAACATTGAGGCTAAGACTAAGATCAAGTCTCACCAAATGCCCGAGCAG GTTGTATTTTGGAAATGGATCACTCCTAAATTGTTGGGTTTAGTGACACAAACATCTGTTTACCACTGGTCAATTGAAGGTGATTCTGAGCCAACCAAGATGTTTGATAGGACAGCTAATTTGGCAAACAATCAGATCATCAACTATCGATGTGACCCAGCGGAGAAGTGGCTTGTACTTATTGGAATTGCACCTGGAGCCCCAGAG AGACCACAACTGGTGAAGGGAAATATGCAACTTTTTTCTGTTGATCAACAACGTAGCCAGGCACTTGAAGCCCATGCAGCATCTTTTGCAACATTTAAG GTTGTTGGTAATGAGAATCCATCAACCCTTATTTGTTTCGCCTCAAAGACAACTAATGCTGGGCAGATCACTTCAAAGTTGCATGTTATTGAACTGGGTGCACAGCCAG GGAAACCTGGCTTTTCTAAGAAACAAGCTGACCTCTTCTTCCCACCAGATTTCCAGGATGATTTTCCTGTAGCTATGCAG GTTTCACAAAAGTATGGGCTTATCTATGTAATTACAAAGCTTGGCCTTTTGTTTGTATATGACTTGGAAACTGCTGCGGCAGTTTACAGAAATAGAATTAGTCCAGACCCTATATTTTTGACAGCAGAATCTTCCTCTACTGGTGGATTTTATGCCATCAACAGAAGAGGGCAGGTTTTACATGCCACAGTTAATGATGCAACTGTTGTACCTTTTGTCAGTGGCCAA TTAAACAACCTTGAGCTTGCTGTGAATCTGGCCAAGAGAGCTAACCTTCCTGGTGCTGAGAACTTG GTTGTGCAAAGATTCCAGGAACTGTTTGCACAAACAAAATACAAGGAGGCAGCTGAGCTGGCTGCAGAATCTCCCCAGGGTCTCCTGAGGACGCCTGAGACCGTGGCTAAATTTCAG AGCGTTCCTGTGCAAGCTGGGCAAACGCCCCCACTCTTGCAGTACTTTGGCACATTGCTAACTCGAGGGAAGCTCAATGCCTTTGAGTCGCTTGAGCTATCTCGACTTGTTGTCAATCAGAACAAAAAAAATCTTCTGGAAAATTGGTTGGCAGAAGACAAGCTGGAGTGTAGTGAAGAACTAGGAGATCTTGTCAAG ACTGTGGACAATGATCTTGCACTGAAAATATACATAAAGGCTAGGGCAACCCCTAAAGTTGTTGCTGCTTTTGCTGAAAGGAGGGAGTTTGACAAGATACTGATATACTCAAAGCAG GTTGGGTACACTCCAGATTATCTCTTCCTCCTCCAGACCATATTGCGTACAGACCCACAG GGAGCTGTAAACTTTGCCCTCATGATGTCACAAATGGAGGGAGGCTGCCCAGTAGATTATAATACAATAACTGATCTTTTCCTTCAG AGAAATATGATACGGGAGGCAACAGCCTTTCTGTTGGATGTTCTGAAGCCAAACTTGCCAGAGCATGCTTTTCTTCAAACCAAG GTTTTGGAGATAAACTTAGTGACTTACCCAAATGTTGCTGATGCCATTCTTGCTAATGGTATGTTCAGTCATTACGACCGCCCTCGTATTGCTCAGCTATGTGAAAAGGCCGGTTTGTACTTGCGAGCCCTCCAG CATTACTCAGAGTTGCCTGATATCAAGCGTGCCATTGTAAATACTCATGCCATTGAGCCACAG GCACTTGTTGAGTTCTTTGGCACCTTGTCAAGAGAGTGGGCTTTGGAGTGCATGAAAGACCTCCTACTGGTTAATCTGAGGGGAAATCTTCAGATTGTGGTGCAG GCTGCAAAAGAATACTGTGAGCAGCTAGGGGTTGACGCGTGCATCAAATTATTTGAGCAATTCAAATCTTATGAGGGTCTTTACTTTTTCTTGGGATCCTATCTGAGCTCCAG CGAGGACCCAGATATCCATTTCAAGTACATAGAAGCAGCTGCGAGGACTGGACAGATCAAAGAAGTTGAACGTGTAACCAGAGAGTCAAACTTCTACGATGCTGAGAAGACAAAGAACTTTTTGATGGAAGCAAAACTACCTGATGCCCGTCCACTGATTAATGTTTGTGACCGCTTTGGTTTTGTGCCAGACCTCACTCACTACCTGTACACAAACAACATGCTTCGATATATCGAAGGCTATGTTCAAAAG GTGAATCCTGGGAATGCTCCATTGGTAGTGGGGCAACTACTTGATGATGAGTGTCCTGAAGATTTTATCAAGGGTTTGATTCTCTCTGTCCGTTCTCTCCTTCCTGTTGAGCCACTGGTTGATGAATGTGAGAAGAG GAACCGCTTACGTTTGCTCACTCAATTCTTGGAGCACTTAGTGAGTGAAGGTAGCCAAGACGTGCATGTCCATAATGCTCTTGGAAAAATCATCATCGACAGCAACAACAATCCTGAGCATTTCCTTACTACCAACCCATTTTACGACTCTCGTGTTGTGGGTAAATATTGTGAAAAGCGGGATCCTACACTTGCTGTTGTTGCTTACAGACGTGGGCAGTGTGATGATGAACTTATTAATGTCACTAACAAAAACTCATTATTCAAGCTACAAGCTAG GTATGTGGTTGAGAGAATGGATGGTGATCTGTGGGATAAAGTTCTTCAGCCTGAGAATGAATATAGAAGGCAACTCATTGACCAAGTGGTTTCGACTGCGTTGCCTGAGAGCAAGAGCCCTGAGCAAGTGTCTGCTGCTGTTAAGGCTTTCATGACTGCTGACCTGCCTCATGAACTGATTGAGCTTCTTGAAAAGATTGTTCTTCAGAATTCCGCTTTCAGTGGAAATTTCAATCTGCAGAACCTGCTCATCTTGACTGCTATAAAGGCAGATCCATCCAGAGTCATGGACTATGTCAACAGACTTGATAACTTTGATGGGCCTGCTGTTGGAGAAGTTGCTGTTGAAGCACAACTGTATGAGGAGGCTTTTGCTATATTCAAGAAATTCAACTTAAATGTGCAGGCTGTCGATGTTCTCTTGGACAACATCCGGAGCATAGAAAGAGCAGAGGAATTTGCTTTCCGTGTTGAAGAAGATGCTGTTTGGAGCCAGGTTGCCAAAGCCCAGTTACGTGAAGGTCTGGTCAGTGAAGCAATTGAGTCCTTCATTCGTGCAGATGATGCTGCACACTTTCTTGATGTCATCCGTGCTGCCGAGGAAGCTAATGTGTACAATGATTTAGTGAAGTACCTTCTGATGGTAAGGCAAAAGGCACGGGAACCCAAAGTCGATGGAGAACTCATCTTTGCATATGCAAAGATTGACAGGCTCAGTGACATTGAGGAATTCATTCTTATGCCGAATGTTGCCAACCTTCAAAATGTTGGTGaccgtctttttgaggaagaactATATGAAGCTGCAAAGATCATCTATGCTTTCATCTCAAACTGGGCTAAGCTGGCTGTTACCCTTGTTAAGCTGAAGCAGTTCCAAGGTGCTGTGGATGCTGCTCGCAAGGCTAACAGTGCTAAAACATGGAAGGAGGTCTGCTTTGCTTGTGTTGACGCTGAGGAGTTCCGTCTTGCACAAATATGTGGTCTCAATATTATTGTTCAG GTTGATGACTTGGAAGAAGTCAGTGAGTACTACCAGAACAGAGGATGCTTCAGTGAACTTATTGCTCTCATGGAGAGTGGTCTTGGACTTGAACGTGCACACATGGGTATCTTCACAGAATTGGGAGTTCTATATGCTAGATACCGCTCTGAGAAGCTTATGGAGCACATCAAACTTTTCTCCACCCGTCTGAATATTCCTAAGCTTATTCGAGCTTGTGATGAACAACAGCACTGGAAAGAACTTACCTACCTGTACATACAGTATGATGAATTTGACAATGCTGCCACCACAATTATGAACCACTCTCCAGATGCATGGGATCATATGCAGTTCAAGGATGTCTGCGTTAAAGTTGCAAATGTCGAGCTATATTATAAGGCAGTTCACTTCTATTTGCAAGAGCATCCTGATCTCATCAATGATATGCTAAATGTGCTTGCACTTCGTTTAGATCATACCAGAGTTGTAGACATAATGCGCAAG GCTGGTCAGTTGCATCTTGTGAAACCATATATGGTTGCAGTTCAGAGTAACAATGTCTCTGCTGTGAATGAAGCCTTGAATGAGCTTTATGTTGAAGAGGAGGACTATGAGAGACTCCGTGAATCAGTTGACATGCATGACAACTTTGACCAGATATGTCTTGCCCAGAAG CTTGAGAAGCATGAATTGCTGGAGATGAGGAGGATTGCCGCCTACATTTACAAGAAGGCTGGCAGGTGGAAGCAATCGATAGCTCTATCGAAGAAAGACAACATGTACAAGGATTGCATGGAGACATGCTCACAATCTGGTGACCGCGAATTGTCAGAGGACTTGCTTGTCTATTTCATTGAGCAG